One Halomonas sp. THAF5a genomic region harbors:
- a CDS encoding branched-chain amino acid ABC transporter permease, with product METKRADIVAAPSRFPLREAGLFIALLVAVVGVYAVMGGAYSTRMLVEASCYAILALGLTIQWGYAGQFNAGVMGFVALGGFSAMFFSIPVNEAFWESELPGELGLVLLAMVAAVLVVFGATRLDRLGVPRKLRTLIAVVLGVVLYLVVINALRGVTDQIESRAGFIGGLGLPVGVGWIVGGALAGAVGFFIGRVCLGLRSDYLAIATLGIAEIIKAFLKNSDWLTRGTATVSPLPWPVPGPEAVGFTLARAMYLSVTAVMIALIFFLLSRAYHAPWGRMIRAIRDNELSSAAMGKDINRRRLEIFVLGCILMGLGGAALASFNSMFDPQGYLPLNHTFLVLVMVILGGPGNNLGTIFGAVAVYIIWIMSEPLALFLMELAVSFGQDAFGWEAPTNMDSRALQARVFVIGLLITLVLRFAPKGLLPEKVKHVA from the coding sequence ATGGAAACCAAACGCGCGGATATCGTCGCCGCCCCGAGCCGCTTCCCGCTGCGCGAGGCCGGCCTCTTCATCGCCCTGCTGGTGGCCGTGGTGGGGGTCTATGCCGTGATGGGCGGCGCCTACAGCACTCGCATGCTGGTGGAAGCCTCGTGCTACGCCATCCTGGCCCTGGGCCTGACCATCCAGTGGGGCTACGCGGGCCAGTTCAACGCCGGGGTGATGGGCTTCGTGGCGCTGGGGGGCTTCAGCGCCATGTTCTTCAGCATCCCGGTCAACGAGGCCTTCTGGGAGAGCGAGCTGCCCGGCGAGCTCGGCCTGGTGCTGCTCGCCATGGTGGCCGCCGTGCTGGTGGTGTTCGGCGCCACCCGCCTCGACCGGCTCGGCGTGCCCCGGAAGCTGCGCACCCTCATCGCCGTGGTGCTCGGGGTGGTGCTCTACCTGGTGGTGATCAACGCCCTGCGCGGCGTGACCGACCAGATCGAGTCCCGGGCCGGTTTCATCGGCGGGCTGGGCCTGCCGGTCGGCGTGGGCTGGATCGTGGGCGGCGCGCTGGCAGGCGCCGTGGGCTTCTTCATCGGCCGGGTCTGCCTGGGGCTGCGCAGCGACTACCTGGCGATCGCGACGCTGGGCATCGCCGAGATCATCAAGGCCTTCCTCAAGAACTCCGACTGGCTGACCCGCGGCACCGCCACCGTCTCGCCGCTGCCCTGGCCGGTGCCGGGTCCCGAGGCCGTCGGCTTCACCCTGGCCCGGGCGATGTACCTGTCGGTGACCGCGGTGATGATCGCGCTGATCTTCTTCCTGCTGAGCCGCGCCTATCACGCCCCCTGGGGACGGATGATCCGCGCCATCCGCGACAACGAGCTCTCCTCCGCCGCCATGGGCAAGGACATCAACCGGCGGCGCCTGGAGATCTTCGTGCTGGGCTGCATCCTGATGGGCCTCGGCGGCGCCGCCCTGGCGAGCTTCAACAGCATGTTCGACCCCCAGGGCTACCTGCCGCTCAACCACACCTTCCTGGTGCTGGTGATGGTCATCCTCGGCGGCCCCGGCAACAACCTGGGCACCATCTTCGGCGCCGTGGCGGTCTACATCATCTGGATCATGTCCGAACCGCTGGCGCTGTTTTTGATGGAGCTGGCCGTCTCCTTCGGCCAGGATGCCTTCGGCTGGGAGGCCCCCACCAACATGGACAGTCGGGCGCTGCAGGCCCGGGTGTTCGTGATCGGGCTGCTGATCACCCTGGTGCTGCGCTTCGCGCCGAAGGGGCTGCTGCCGGAGAAGGTCAAGCACGTGGCCTGA